The following proteins are encoded in a genomic region of Gossypium hirsutum isolate 1008001.06 chromosome D05, Gossypium_hirsutum_v2.1, whole genome shotgun sequence:
- the LOC121217480 gene encoding strigolactone esterase RMS3: MSKLETSLQAAMNARIIGSGSETMVLAHGFGGDQSLWDKILPYLTKHYQVLLFDWLFSGAVKYPNLYDPLRYSSFDDLIALMDELHLTSSVFVGHSMSGMIGCIASIKRPQLFSRLILIGASPRYINTDDYEGGLEGATIDNMITSIESGYENWTLSFVKLLVDNNDPLSVEHYLRCLKSMNPEFVVPLAKIVFCSDERETLEKVTTPCTIIQTTNDLVVPESVAHYMQKKIKGETTVEIHILSWFMSWVEF; the protein is encoded by the exons ATGTCGAAGCTAGAAACGAGTCTTCAAGCAGCCATGAACGCAAGAATAATTGGGTCGGGGAGTGAGACCATGGTTCTTGCACATGGCTTCGGAGGAGACCAATCTCTCTGGGACAAAATCCTTCCTTACTTGACAAAACATTACCAGGTTCTCCTTTTTGACTGGCTCTTTTCTGGAGCTGTCAAATATCCCAACCTCTATGATCCTTTGAGATACTCTTCCTTTGATGACTTAATAGCGCTTATGGATGAACTTCACTTGACATCCTCAGTCTTTGTCGGCCATTCCATGTCTGGTATGATCGGCTGCATTGCTTCCATTAAAAGACCTCAACTTTTTAGCAGGCTCATTCTTATCGGTGCTTCTCCTAG GTACATTAATACAGATGATTACGAGGGTGGATTAGAGGGTGCAACAATTGACAACATGATCACAAGCATAGAATCAGGCTACGAGAATTGGACATTAAGTTTCGTTAAGCTTCTTGTTGACAATAATGATCCCCTCTCCGTCGAACACTATTTAAGATGCTTGAAGAGTATGAACCCAGAATTTGTGGTCCCATTAGCTAAAATAGTATTTTGTAGCGACGAAAGGGAAACTCTGGAGAAGGTTACGACACCATGCACCATAATTCAGACCACAAATGACCTTGTAGTGCCGGAGTCTGTTGCACACTACATGCAGAAGAAGATCAAAGGGGAAACAACAGTGGAGATTCACATCTTGAGTTGGTTCATGTCTTGGGTCGAGTTTTAG
- the LOC107907417 gene encoding fe-S cluster assembly factor HCF101, chloroplastic, with product MQLLHAPSWPHLSFQTSDRNSKGGLLSLEKCLQSSTANCSFQPQKLERSIWVSHKRNFFSFCATKATSVEAGSSAASSGTAEGDVLKALSQIIDPDFGTDIVTCGFVKDLLIDEASGEVSFRLELTTPACPIKDMFEQQANEVVARLPWVKKVTVTMSAQPAKPIFAGDLPAGLQRISNIVAVSSCKGGVGKSTVAVNLAYTLAGMGARVGVFDADVYGPSLPTMVSPENRLLEMNPEKRTIIPTDYLGVKLVSFGFAGQGRAIMRGPMVSGVIDQLLTTSEWGELDYLVIDMPPGTGDIQLTLCQVVPLTAAVIVTTPQKLAFIDVAKGVRMFSKLKVPCVAVVENMSHFDADGKRYYPFGRGSGSQVVQQFGIPHLFDLPIRPTLSASGDSGTPEVVADPQGEVAQTFQNLGVCVVQQCAKIRQQVSTAVTYDKSIKAIRVKVPDSEEEFLLHPATVRRNDRSAQSVDEWTGEQKLQYGDIPEDIEPEEIRPMGNYAVSITWPDGFSQIAPYDQLQMIERLVDVPQPTAVQS from the exons ATGCAACTTCTCCACGCTCCATCTTGGCCACATCTCTCCTTTCAAACTTcagaccgaaattcaaaaggag GATTGCTTTCACTTGAGAAATGTCTTCAATCATCAACTGCCAATTGTTCCTTTCAGCCTCAAAAGCTGGAAAGGTCGATATGGGTATCGCATAAAAGAAACTTTTTTAGCTTCTGTGCAACAAAAGCTACCTCAGTTGAAG CTGGTTCTTCAGCAGCATCAAGTGGAACAGCTGAAGGTGATGTATTAAAAGCCTTGTCTCAAATCATTGATCCAGACTTTGGAACAGATATTGTCACCTGTGGTTTTGTGAAAGATCTGCTCATTGATGAAGCTTCTGGAGAG GTTTCCTTCCGTTTGGAGCTTACAACACCAGCATGTCCAATCAAGGACATG TTTGAGCAGCAAGCAAATGAAGTGGTGGCTAGGCTTCCATGGGTGAAGAAGGTCACTGTGACCATGTCAGCACAACCAGCCAAACCTATTTTTGCCGGAGATCTTCCAGCAGGTTTGCAGAGAATTTCAAATATTGTAGCGGTTTCAAGTTGCAAG GGAGGTGTAGGAAAATCAACGGTTGCTGTAAATCTTGCGTATACTTTGGCTGGAATGGGAGCCAGAGTAGGTGTTTTTGACGCTGATGTTTATGGACCAAGTTTACCAACAATGGTCTCCCCTGAAAACCGATTGCTAGAGATG AACCCAGAAAAGAGAACGATCATCCCAACAGATTATTTAGGAGTCAAGTTGGTATCCTTTGGATTTGCTGGACAAGGTCGTGCAATAATGCGAGGTCCAATGGTTTCAGGGGTCATCGATCAACTTCTGACAACTTCAGAGTG GGGAGAGCTTGATTATCTTGTTATTGACATGCCTCCGGGAACTGGTGACATCCAGCTTACTCTATGCCAG GTAGTGCCATTGACAGCGGCTGTGATTGTTACCACCCCTCAAAAGCTAGCATTTATTGATGTTGCCAAAGGAGTTCGCATGTTTTCCAAACTTAAG GTACCATGTGTTGCTGTGGTTGAAAATATGAGTCACTTTGATGCAGATGGCAAACGCTACTACCCGTTTGGTCGAGGTTCAGGCTCTCAG GTTGTCCAGCAGTTTGGGATCCCTCATCTGTTTGATCTTCCCATTAGACCAACT CTTTCTGCTTCTGGTGATAGTGGAACACCTGAAGTGGTGGCTGATCCTCAAGGTGAAGTTGCCCAGACTTTTCAGAACCTTGGAGTATGTGTTGTGCAACAGTGTGCCAAGATTCGCCAGCAAG TATCAACAGCAGTTACATATGACAAATCCATCAAGGCCATAAGAGTTAAGGTACCGGATTCAGAGGAAGAATTCCTTCTGCATCCTGCAACAGTAAGACGGAATGACCGCTCTGCCCAAAGTGTG GATGAGTGGACCGGGGAGCAAAAGCTGCAGTACGGTGACATTCCAGAAGATATTGAACCTGAAGAAATTCGACCTATGGGAAACTATGCTGTGTCAATTACGTGGCCAGATGGATTTAGCCAG ATCGCTCCCTATGATCAGCTCCAGATGATAGAGCGTTTAGTGGATGTTCCTCAACCGACAGCCGTCCAATCATGA
- the LOC121217479 gene encoding uncharacterized protein, with amino-acid sequence MSNATCFFSSTKSNPCLRSQKPRQPSFGNRCLLMAKQQKTRFYILGRCVSMLLCWHDHSISD; translated from the coding sequence ATGTCTAATGCTACTTGCTTTTTTTCAAGCACCAAATCCAATCCTTGTCTCAGGTCTCAAAAACCTCGGCAGCCTAGTTTCGGGAATCGTTGTTTGTTGATGGCAAAGCAACAGAAAACAAGGTTTTACATCCTGGGACGTTGTGTCTCCATGCTTTTGTGTTGGCACGATCATTCTATTTCGGATTGA